From one Lolium rigidum isolate FL_2022 chromosome 4, APGP_CSIRO_Lrig_0.1, whole genome shotgun sequence genomic stretch:
- the LOC124650068 gene encoding uncharacterized protein LOC124650068 isoform X1: MMKCLILLINTALSRCWPSTARPFVYFEMLVHDIQKSQGPYPWAPHETRVIVMTPTKRPPTKHILGDSRSRASRTGMVAMDDDQYNTSAKAQEVAVAAKKAEQLFLKVSIDVALYLRKVDLRMYEGYSFYSVDITAGEGSNHALVNFPNISSDCMIMWTTISDVRPTLCKN; the protein is encoded by the exons ATGATGAAATGTTTGATCCTGCTGATCAACACGGCATTATCTAGATGTTGGCCTTCCACGGCAAGACCATTTGTATACTTTGAAATGCTTGTTCATGACAT ACAAAAAAGTCAGGGGCCATATCCTTGGGCACCTCATGAAACCAGGGTCATTGTTATGACACCGACGAAGAGGCCGCCGACGAAGCACATACTGGGCGACAGCCGGAGCAGGGCCTCGAGGACCGGGATGGTCGCCATGGACGACGATCAGTACAACACATCCGCCAA ggCACAAGAGGTGGCAGTAGCAGCCAAGAAGGCTGAGCAGCTATTTCTGAAGGTGAGCATTGATGTGGCGCTATACCTCAGGAAGGTCGACCTCCGGATGTACGAAGGGTACAG CTTTTACTCTGTAGATATTACAGCGGGGGAAGGGTCGAACCATGCATTGGTCAATTTCCCTAATATCAGTTCAGATTGTATGATCATGTGGACGACCATTTCTGATGTCAGGCCCACCCTCTGCAAAAATTGA
- the LOC124650068 gene encoding auxin-induced protein AUX28-like isoform X2, producing the protein MMKCLILLINTALSRCWPSTARPFVYFEMLVHDIQKSQGPYPWAPHETRVIVMTPTKRPPTKHILGDSRSRASRTGMVAMDDDQYNTSAKAQEVAVAAKKAEQLFLKVSIDVALYLRKVDLRMYEGYRYYSGGRVEPCIGQFP; encoded by the exons ATGATGAAATGTTTGATCCTGCTGATCAACACGGCATTATCTAGATGTTGGCCTTCCACGGCAAGACCATTTGTATACTTTGAAATGCTTGTTCATGACAT ACAAAAAAGTCAGGGGCCATATCCTTGGGCACCTCATGAAACCAGGGTCATTGTTATGACACCGACGAAGAGGCCGCCGACGAAGCACATACTGGGCGACAGCCGGAGCAGGGCCTCGAGGACCGGGATGGTCGCCATGGACGACGATCAGTACAACACATCCGCCAA ggCACAAGAGGTGGCAGTAGCAGCCAAGAAGGCTGAGCAGCTATTTCTGAAGGTGAGCATTGATGTGGCGCTATACCTCAGGAAGGTCGACCTCCGGATGTACGAAGGGTACAG ATATTACAGCGGGGGAAGGGTCGAACCATGCATTGGTCAATTTCCCTAA
- the LOC124706980 gene encoding transcription factor WRKY45-2-like, whose product MDEVRSQIGEAFRLAGELMDELPTTGNDPAYLAARCHGIVHAYNTAIRTLQHYGAVGAAAPQQFAGEPLDLLRLRSTDDSGASQLLLDPPAHLRHLQEQFHMPAAVFSGLAPPQAVRAGADVAGTSGGPLRRASTSRSPPAVQPRQGRRRRESGQRETVMVPAQRTGNTELPPDDGYTWRKYGQKDILGSKYPRSYYRCTHKNYYGCDAKKKVQRLDDDPFTYEVTYCGNHSCLTSTIPLFTLPDATATATTNSPTAATGSGLAPEELLMAPAEQAHSAALSTSIHLGISWMPASLHSIQAATTSAGVGSSGSAQMNVSTAGKDTDYPALDLADVMFNSGCSGGSSMDAIFSSHDRRDF is encoded by the exons ATGGACGAGGTCCGGTCACAGATCGGCGAGGCGTTCCGTCTCGCCGGCGAGCTCATGGACGAGCTCCCGACGACCGGGAACGACCCGGCCTACCTCGCCGCGCGCTGCCACGGCATTGTGCACGCTTACAACACGGCCATCCGCACGCTGCAGCACTACGGCGCCGTGGGCGCAGCCGCGCCGCAGCAGTTCGCCGGCGAGCCGCTCGACCTCCTTCGCCTACGCAGCACGGATGACTCCGGCGCGAGCCAGCTTCTCCTGGATCCTCCGGCCCATTTGCGTCACCTgcaggagcagttccacatgccggCCGCCGTGTTCAGCGGGCTAGCGCCACCGCAAGCGGTGCGCGCCGGGGCGGACGTCGCAGGCACGTCTGGCGGCCCGTTGAGGCGGGCGTCTACGTCGAGGTCCCCGCCGGCGGTCCAGCCACGGCAGGGCAGGAGGAG GAGGGAAAGCGGGCAGAGGGAGACGGTGATGGTTCCCGCGCAGCGGACTGGCAACACCGAGCTGCCACCGGACGACGGGTACACGTGGCGTAAGTACGGCCAGAAGGACATCCTCGGCTCCAAGTACCCAAG GAGCTACTACCGGTGCACCCACAAGAACTACTACGGATGCGACGCCAAGAAGAAGGTGCAGCGCCTGGACGACGACCCCTTCACGTACGAGGTCACCTACTGTGGCAACCACAGCTGCCTCACCTCCACCATCCCACTCTTCACCCTACCCgatgccaccgccaccgccaccaccaactCTCCGACCGCCGCGACAGGATCCGGCCTCGCCCCTGAAGAACTCCTCATGGCGCCCGCCGAGCAGGCGCACTCTGCGGCGCTGTCCACGTCCATCCACCTCGGCATAAGTTGGATGCCGGCAAGCCTCCACAGCATTCAGGCCGCCACCACGAGCGCCGGCGTTGGGAGCAGCGGCAGCGCGCAGATGAATGTGTCCACCGCAGGGAAGGACACGGATTACCCGGCGCTGGACCTCGCCGACGTCATGTTCAACTCCGGTTGTAGCGGGGGCAGCAGCATGGACGCCATCTTTTCTTCTCATGATCGACGGGATTTCTAG
- the LOC124708028 gene encoding rhodanese-like domain-containing protein 7, which yields MLPSPPLSVARRAATAVASAAAHHLLPSVNSLILEPSVPSPASPRRRIRLMPLGERPPLAPLPPHGRSFAVVAGDGGVKAEVPALVVVSFYRFADFPDHADFRRPLKELCEELRVSGGIILAPEGINGSLCGIPEAVEKVLNFIQADDRLKGLRMIQSPVTPEDEAIHHGHTSHSPVGAGEDAPFRWDHVRVKLKKEIVSFGDPDVMPTKTVGKYIKPKDWNALISDPDTVVIDVRNMYEIRIGKFNRAVDPCTKSFREFPSWVDNQFQLAESDSPSSVNGDTVTEGPGKNLNSSEPKELPRVAMYCTGGIRCEKASSFLLSKGFKEVYHLEGGILKYLEEIPEAESLWEGECFVFDKRVSVEHGLAQGTHKLCYGCKQPISDEDMESPKWEYGVSCPYCFATKSEEEKERARARQRQFETWGVIGGPDKGRSPKRLESVYKVEENKQSPSSV from the exons ATGCTGCCCTCCCCACCACTCTCCGtcgcccgccgcgccgccacggCCGTAGCGagtgccgccgcccaccacctatTACCCTCTGTCAACTCTCTAATCCTCGAGCCCTCTGTCCCTAGCCCTGCTAGCCCTCGCCGTCGCATCCGCCTCATGCCGCTGGGGGAAAGGCCCCCGCTCGCTCCCCTGCCGCCGCACGGAAGGAGTTTCGCGGTCGTCGCGGGAGATGGAGGCGTAAAAGCTGAGGTGCCGGCCCTAGTGGTGGTGTCTTTCTACAGATTTGCGGACTTCCCCGACCATGCCGACTTTCGGCGGCCGCTTAAGGAGCTCTGCGAGGAGCTG CGTGTTTCAGGTGGCATTATTCTTGCACCAGAGGGAATCAATGGTAGTCTATGTGGAATACCAGAAGCTGTGGAGAAAGTTTTGAACTTTATTCAAGCGGACGATCGGTTAAAAGGATTGAGAATGATCCAGTCACCTGTTACTCCAGAAGATGAGGCTATCCATCATGGACATACCAGCCATTCTCCTGTTGGTGCTGGGGAAGATGCACCATTCCGATGGGATCATGTCCGTGTGAAATTGAAAAAGGAG ATAGTGAGTTTTGGGGACCCAGATGTGATGCCAACGAAAACAGTTGGCAAGTATATAAAGCCTAAAGACTGGAATGCATTGATAAGCGATCCAGACACT GTTGTCATTGATGTGAGGAACATGTACGAGATACGCATAGGAAAATTTAATAGAGCTGTTGATCCATGCACAAAATCATTTAGAGAATTTCCATCTTGGGTTGATAATCAATTCCAGTTGGCTGAATCTGACAGTCCATCATCAGTAAATGGCGACACTGTTACTGAGGGACCAGGAAAAAATCTGAATTCCAGTGAACCCAAAGAGCTACCGCGTGTTGCTATGTATTGCACTGGTGGTATTAGATGTGAGAAGGCATCAAGCTTTCTCCTCAGCAAGGGATTTAAAGAG GTTTACCATCTAGAGGGTGGGATATTGAAGTATCTAGAGGAAATCCCAGAAGCTGAAAGCTTGTGGGAGGGTGAATGCTTTGTCTTTGACAAGCGTGTTTCAGTGGAGCATGGGTTAGCTCAAGGAACCCACAAACTTTGCTATGGATGTAAGCAACCAATTAGCGATGAAGACATGGAGTCTCCTAAATGGGAGTATGGTGTATCATGTCCATATTGCTTTGCGACAAAATCTGAGGAGGAGAAAGAAAGGGCAAGGGCTCGGCAAAGGCAGTTTGAGACGTGGGGAGTTATTGGCGGTCCTGATAAAGGCAGAAGTCCAAAAAGGCTCGAATCTGTTTACAAAGTTGAGGAGAACAAACAGTCGCCCAGCTCTGTTTAA